The window CTGTCAGCGCTGTCGATGACATAAATCTGAAACAAAATGGACATTTTCCTTGTTAGCCAGGGCAACAGGTCCTTAGTACACATGTATGATAAACTTCACCAAGGATGAACGGATTAAAACTGCCTGGTAAACTTTACAAGAAACAAAGCAAACCCCACTCACCAGCACATCAGTGTTTTCAAAATAGTTTCTCCAGTACGGCCTGATCTTCCTCTGGCCTCCAATGTCCcaaacattcagtttaaaaCCCTGAGACTGGACGCTCTTGATGTTGAAACCCTGGagacaacacaaaacatcaagGGAAGATGATGTGATAATTTAAAGGCCACCCATCCTCTTTGTATTACATCAGCCCGCTCCACAGACGGGTACATTTACTTGGTGTGCATATGAACCATTCCTGCATACCTGTGTGGGGGTGATGTGGCTGATATCCTCAGATGCCAGCTGTTTGAGCAGGGTGGTCTTCCCGCCGTTGTCCAGACCCAGCAGTAGTATCCTAACCTCCTGGTCTGGTGTGCTCTTTAGCTTACGTAGGATGGACAGCAATCCCTGCAACAGgcgatggaaaaaaacaagttgcTTTTTccaggaggagagggggagcaCTGCACATCAGCTATTGTAGAAATGCATCTCTTGGCTCCTCACTAACAGGCCGTGTGAGTGCATTTCTACTGTTCACGATGAGCTCCTAACAGCACCAGTAAACTAAAGACAACAGCAGATCCCGTTAGAAGCGACTCACATCATCTTCTTTGGTTTTACTGAACCTTGAGGGCAGCTTGTTTCAGAGTAAGGCCGGTTAACGGTACGTAAATAGGAGATAAACACAGCTAATTTGCTAAGCTAATCTCCGCTGATGACTGAACGAAGCAACAAGGCAGCTTTtgcagtttaatgttttttttttctcggcAAGTTGCGGACAGCAGGAGACATTAAACCCCAAATAAACTCAAGTCAGCGCCACTTAAAGCTGGTGTTTGCACAATTGGAGCGTGATGTTTACAGTTAATGGCTAATTATTACGATAAATTAAACTCACCATCTTGTTGCCTTCTCTCTTGGAGACGCCGCCGAGGGTTACTAAGGGGGATGACGTCAGACGCACAGTCACGCacgaaacttttttttttcaaatttattaacaacacaataaaataacaaaacaaacagtaataaataataataatttgtaccgcacttttcattcatagtgaactcaaagtgctacagtattaataacatagaacacacaacataaagaaaatgataataataataatgataataataataataataataataataataataataataataagagagTTAAGTACAGGGAATATTGGGGaaaatttaatgaaataaactgatcatgaaagcacaaacagaaataaaactgtataatgtaaaaaaaatacataatacattaattaaaagagaaaatcGCAAACCAACTTAAATCATCTGGCAATGTTGTTCACAATGTTTCTCAAGAGATgagatgtttttaaagcttttagctttgtttttagATAGACAGAATTATGTCTGAAGtacaacataaaacaagtttttgttcagaagaaactgaagaaatcaGGCTTTGTGAATATGATATATTGCCCAAAAGACACAGCAATTTCTCTTCACTCTTGTTAGACTCTACATTCAAAAATAAGACCATACTCTCTGTAATAGGGACCAAGACCTTATGAGTCCCCCAGATTAATAAGAACATTTGAGTCCAAAAGGATGAAATGGGTACAGACATAAATCAAACgggaaaagattttttttaaatttattttgatttaatatattttattgtactgtatttattttattttattttattttattttattttaatttattattttttttttaaattcatttaatattttttattcatttatttttattttattttactctattttatctttattttattgtcctTGGTATGTGTCatgataaataaagtttttctttaaaaaagtaTGGAGGACCAGTTTAGCTCTTAGCTACCCGTGAATGTATCACATGTAGGCCGGTTAAACTTCTACGTGTTTCCTTCTCCTGACAGTTCTTGCCCACAGACGTTTCAATAAGTTACAGTTCATACATGTGTTTCATTTCTCCGTTCatacatgtgttttgtttagaCACACAGAagcaaatgtttgttgttttcgcCGGGAGCTGCCCCAGCTCGTGATTGGAGGACTGCATGCCACGTGCACATTTCTTTACTATGCCACACGAGCACATTTTGAGTACTGACAGGTTACTCTGCTGGGCAGCTGAGGAGTCTCGTAAAggtatgttttgtgttttttcgtGTTGCAGGTTGCAGACTGAGTGTCCACACGGCAGCAGCTGGGTGTCTGTTTGCGGAAGTCAGACTGTAGCTGAGCGGTCAGTTGCATCAGTCTGTGAGCTCCCGGCTGACATGTCTGAACTCCCTTCTCACACCAGTTTAGTCGGTGATCTTCACACAAGTAGCCACTATGTCCACacataatgtttatttacttgtttgAGGGCACGTTTGCATacaatttaagacattttactCACGCACAAGCTGTTAAACTGGTGAGATTTCAGTGTTGACTGGTGTTCCAGATGCTGGCTGTGCTCTGGCCTGCAGATCCAGTTTGTCAAGCGTCTGTTGAACCTAAAAAAGCTCATGTTAGTTTTGTAACTTGTGTCAGCTGCACTATTCACATGCAACGTACATACAGACAAGTTCAAAACACTTTTCTCTTCATGcagggctgcaattaatgattattatcatcatcGAGCCCATTATTGCCTCAAATAATccattaattaaacattttaggttcacaatttttcaagtcagcgGTCAAGTGctcatatgaacagtgaaagaggtttttctcgctgtaatcattcctcctgttcattctggctattaaaagatccccttcaaatgtggttcca is drawn from Thunnus thynnus chromosome 20, fThuThy2.1, whole genome shotgun sequence and contains these coding sequences:
- the arl3b gene encoding ADP-ribosylation factor-like protein 3, with product MGLLSILRKLKSTPDQEVRILLLGLDNGGKTTLLKQLASEDISHITPTQGFNIKSVQSQGFKLNVWDIGGQRKIRPYWRNYFENTDVLIYVIDSADRKRFEETGQELAELLDEEKLSGVPVLIFANKQDLLTAAPASEIAEGLNLHTIRDRMWQIQSCSALTGEGIQEGMNWVCKSVNSKKK